TTGGTTGAGTATCCAGCCAGTTCAACCTAGTCAGCTGCTACAATACAGACCACATCACCCATGTCCTTCCTTTCAATATTTTaatgatgaaaaatgtaattgagCATCTAAGTAAGTTTCAAATCAAATTCTATCTATATAAATccatttaaatatgtatttgaaTAACTTTATTCAATATAGCATATTCAAGTGCTCATGAACTATGTGATTTAAACAATGAAACTACTATATTTCAGGTCCGCATCATTGTCTCAGTTTTGTACACAGTGCTCACCCCCTTCCTCAACCCGGTCATCTACAGCCTGAGGAACAAGGAGCTGAGAGACGCCATCAAAAGCACCTTCTGCAGGCGTCCTGCGCTAGCTGCCAAAAGGCTAATCAACACAGTCTATCCCTGAACTCTTATACTAAAGTTGTGGCCTAAACGTTTTTCCCTGCTGCAAACTGCAGCAGGTTGTACATTTGATTTCACCCGGTTATTCTGCAGGTTATTATGAAAACTTTTATTGCACAATTCTCTTGTAGAGCAAAATTGttataatacaattattattggCCTTTATAATGTCGGcctgtttgaatgtgtgcataTCCAAATGTAATGATGTATATGAGGAAGAGGATTCATAGCTGATTTGTTTTGGCCCTTTTTAGATCTAAATACAGTTTTCAGTGTTTTTTCAGTAGCCATTGTTTAATCAATCCATGCATGCGATTTAATCAGCGAGCACTCAACTTCATCTAAACAAATTGTTAAATGTAAAattattatattgttttcaCATATGTATTTCATGTGAAAATTACACATTAACTGCCAATGAATCTACTTTTGTGAAATGATCTCACAGATTTTGCTCCTGTTCCTATAGTTCCtgttttaattaattaacacCACCTGTGTAAATCAAAAATGTGCTTTGCCTGTTTTTGTGGCAAGTTAATTCATTATTATCTTGTTCGCAACTATCGCAAACTATCATTTgaactgtttttatttcttattctaTCGCGTTATGTCTCATTTGTGCTTGGATTCAAATCTATATGTTCACTGACATGCATGGCATTATATGGTGAAATAACACTCTCTCAATAAACTATATTCAAAGGTCCTCCTCATTTCATGTATAATAATGACAGGGATTTTGCAAGTAATCCTGACAGGGTGATTCAAATATGATTGGAAATAGTGTCTATAATTTTAAACCTCCATTATACTGTGTGAAAGTGACCAATGTAACATAATTAGTCAGCTAACAAAGCAAATACTAAGAATGGTCTTGATGCAGGGGGCATGTCAAAAACCCAAGCTGATTGGATACAAGGGTTACATGAGACAGTTTGCCTCAACGCACTGGGGGCCAAACTCATTCACCTTATAAAAGGGTCTGCCTTTCACCTctggaccctcctcctcctcctcctccaaggaggaggaggagggtcacATCAGGCAAGGTAAAGCAgtcagaaacaaattgacaatcTTGTATGTATGGCAGGAAGATCATCTGTGCCGTATAATAATGCATACAAGTAAAGAATACAGGGTTTCCACTGTAGGATCGTAATGCGCACAATTCAATAAGGTTCAGGGCTGAAGTTATTAAGTTCTGTCTTGAATTTATATGTTTGTACATTgatgtaatgtttttttcactTAATTAAATGTTCAATTACACATATTGACACTCAACACAGACATATCTCTTTATCTTCCAAGCTGCATTATAAGAATAATCCTCCTGTAAGTTGTTATCTTTGCCTCTCATTTACATTCAAGGGAGAGAAGGTGGTTGATTTATCAGCCTCCAACAAAACATAAGAaggctatttttttttctgattcaTAGTTTTCCCTTCATCTATTAATGCAATTTATTAATGTTGCTTATGCTATACGGTTGCTAGGTAATCTACTCTATACACTCTCTTTGTTAAATCAAATATTCTCTACAATTTCTGGCAGGTATCCTCGATATTACAATATGGAGAACCTGACTTTCAATGCTGACATTTTTTTCCTAGAGGGGTTAAAAGTCACCCCACAATCTTCTTTTCCTgctttcatcctcctcctcatcatatACATCTTCATCATGGTGTCCAACATCAGCCTCACGGCCCTGATCTGCCTGGACAGGAGCCTTCACCAGCCCATGTATCTGCTCTTCTGCAACATGAGCATCAATGACGTCTTTGGTGCATCCACCATCATACCCCGCTTGCTGAGTGACATCTTCATATTAACAAAAGACAGATACATAACCTACAAAGAGTGTGTTATCCAAGCCTTCTGCGCTCATTTCCACGCTGGCACCTCCCACTCAGTGCTCATGGTCATGGCCTTTGATCGATATGTGGCCATCTGCAACCCATTGCACTACGCCGCCATCATGACCAACAAGATGGTGCTGAAGCTGACTTTGTTGGCATGGTTTCTGGCCCTCGGCTCAGTAGTGATCCTCATAGGCCTCAATGTACGTCTCTCGAGGTGCAAGAGGGCTATATTTAATCCATTTTGTGACAATGCGTCCCTGTTTAAACTGTCCTGcgacaacatcatcatcaatcACATCTACGGACTTGGCAGTGCTGTGTTAATCCTAGGCTCTTCCATTGGCAGCATAACTATCACCTACTTAAAGATCACCATGGTGTGCTTGACCAGTAAGAACAGGGTTTTAAACAGCCGAGCCCTGCAAACCTGTGCCACTCACCTAGCTGTGTATCTCATCATGCTAGGCTCATCCTTTGCCCCAATGGTTCTACATCGTTTCCCTAAATCGTCAGACAGTGCAAAACTAGCTTCCATCTTGTTCCATGTCGTCCCTCCTGCCTTGAATGCTGTTATCTATGGACTGCAAATTAAAGAGGTGAGGCAGAGGATTATTAAAAGTctttataataataaagttTCTAACTTCactttttaaattatttgcaaaaaTGTCCTTTCCCATCATGTTTATTGGAATATTtaaatttcatttaaatgtacatACATTACAAAACCATACACCTAGGGCTAATATAGAGCTGGTCTACCTTAAAAGGTCTTACACTGCAAATCTGTAAAAATGATCAGTGGATTAGTTTTGTCTACTTGTGGGAAGAGATGCACTATTCCTCCAAAAACCCATCTGCTCAGGTTCCTCTGCTTTTAGAATGAAAACATTTTCCACTAACAGCCACAGTATGAGAACGAAGACTTGTGTCTGCAATCTCGACAGTTAACCAAAGGCTACTGATCAACTGTTCACCTTTGTCTAAGGTGAATTAAGAAGTTTAACTTGAAATGCACACACTTGTTGTTAGCCAGTGGTTGACCAAACCTCCAACAATACAATGCTGAACCAGTTTTTTGTTGGCAAATGTCTTTGATATATTCTTAAAATGGCACACAACATGGGTTTTTTAAGGGATTCAAAAGAAGACCATAAATGCTAGTATCATTAAAATATGTTTTGGGATGAGGTCCCGATAGAgctctttaaaaaatatatgatgGTCTATTATGGCCGTTTCAAATGCACTGCAAGTCCTGTTGTTACAACCAGTGCAAAATTAATGCTGCATATTTCAAgaactaaaataaataataaccagTGTTGCCTATCTG
The Gadus morhua chromosome 7, gadMor3.0, whole genome shotgun sequence DNA segment above includes these coding regions:
- the LOC115547102 gene encoding putative olfactory receptor 13C6 gives rise to the protein MENLTFNADIFFLEGLKVTPQSSFPAFILLLIIYIFIMVSNISLTALICLDRSLHQPMYLLFCNMSINDVFGASTIIPRLLSDIFILTKDRYITYKECVIQAFCAHFHAGTSHSVLMVMAFDRYVAICNPLHYAAIMTNKMVLKLTLLAWFLALGSVVILIGLNVRLSRCKRAIFNPFCDNASLFKLSCDNIIINHIYGLTFTVVLFSSSIGSMVLTYAKITAVCLTSKNKALNSKALRTCRTHLFVYLIIYFRKNITILPNR